From the genome of Vicia villosa cultivar HV-30 ecotype Madison, WI unplaced genomic scaffold, Vvil1.0 ctg.000400F_1_1, whole genome shotgun sequence, one region includes:
- the LOC131627768 gene encoding flavonoid 3'-monooxygenase-like gives MSPWIIIFVTIAASILIYKLLNLISKPSSRLPPGPKPWPIVGNLPHMGPVPHHALAALALKHGPLMHLRLGFVDVIVAASASVAEQFLKVHDANFSSRPPNSGAKYMAYNYQDLVFAPYGPRWRLLRKISYVHMFSSKALDDFSHIRQEEVARLIRNLASSGSKAANLGQLLNVCTTNALARVMIGRRVFNDGNSGCDPRADEFKSMVVELMVLAGVFNVGDFVPALEWLDLQGVQGKMKKLHKRFDTFLTSIIEDHKVSKSEKHNDLLSTLLSLKEKDDEDGDKVNDTEIKALLLNMFAAGTDTSSSTTEWAIAELIKNPRLMVSVQKELDAVVGRDRLVTEMDLAHLPYLEAVVKETFRLHPSTPLSLPRVANESCEIFNYHIPKGATLLVNVWAISRDPKEWSNPLEFKPERFLPGGEKYDVDIKGTDFEVIPFGAGRRICAGMSLGLRMVQLLTATLVQAYDWELENGLLPEKLNMDEAYGLTLQREVPLLAHPRPRLAQHLYL, from the exons ATGTCTCCATGGATCATTATCTTTGTCACAATTGCTGCATCGATTCTCATTTACAAGCTCTTAAACCTCATTTCAAAGCCTTCCTCACGTCTTCCACCTGGGCCTAAACCATGGCCGATCGTCGGAAACTTACCTCACATGGGCCCAGTCCCCCACCACGCCCTTGCCGCCTTAGCTCTCAAACACGGCCCTCTCATGCACCTCCGTTTGGGATTCGTCGACGTGATAGTCGCCGCTTCCGCCTCCGTGGCGGAGCAGTTCTTAAAGGTTCATGATGCTAATTTTTCTAGCCGGCCACCTAACTCCGGCGCTAAATACATGGCGTATAATTATCAAGATCTTGTCTTTGCTCCCTATGGCCCACGGTGGCGTTTGTTGAGGAAAATATCGTATGTGCACATGTTTTCTTCTAAGGCTTTGGATGATTTTAGCCACATTCGGCAG GAAGAGGTAGCAAGATTAATCCGCAATTTGGCAAGTTCTGGATCCAAAGCAGCAAACTTAGGACAACTGCTAAATGTATGCACAACCAACGCATTGGCAAGAGTAATGATAGGACGACGCGTATTTAACGACGGCAATAGTGGTTGTGATCCTAGGGCTGATGAGTTTAAGTCTATGGTTGTTGAGCTTATGGTATTGGCTGGAGTTTTCAATGTTGGTGATTTTGTTCCTGCTTTAGAGTGGTTGGATCTTCAAGGTGTGCAAGGCAAGATGAAGAAATTACACAAAAGGtttgatacatttttaaccaGCATCATTGAGGATCACAAGGTTTCCAAGAGTGAGAAGCATAATGACTTGTTGAGTACGTTACTGTCactgaaagaaaaagatgatgaGGATGGAGACAAAGTTAATGATACCGAAATCAAAGCTTTACTCTTG AACATGTTTGCAGCTGGAACAGACACATCATCAAGCACGACAGAGTGGGCTATTGCCGAGCTGATAAAAAATCCTAGACTTATGGTTTCTGTTCAAAAGGAGTTGGACGCTGTTGTGGGTCGAGACAGGTTGGTCACTGAAATGGACTTGGCTCATCTTCCTTACTTAGAGGCTGTGGTGAAGGAAACATTTCGACTTCATCCATCGACGCCTCTTTCACTCCCACGCGTTGCAAATGAGAGCTGTGAAATCTTCAACTATCATATCCCTAAAGGTGCAACTCTGTTGGTTAATGTTTGGGCGATATCGCGTGATCCTAAAGAATGGTCCAACCCATTGGAGTTCAAGCCGGAAAGGTTTCTCCCCGGTGGGGAGAAGTATGATGTTGATATTAAGGGAACTGATTTTGAGGTGATACCTTTTGGTGCTGGAAGGAGAATATGTGCTGGTATGAGTCTTGGACTTAGGATGGTTCAACTTCTCACAGCGACTTTGGTTCAAGCATATGATTGGGAGTTAGAGAATGGGTTATTGCCGGAAAAACTCAACATGGATGAAGCATATGGGCTAACATTGCAAAGAGAAGTGCCTCTTTTGGCCCATCCTCGTCCAAGGCTTGCGCAACATTTGTACTTGTAG